In one Streptomyces sp. NBC_00597 genomic region, the following are encoded:
- a CDS encoding ABC transporter permease subunit, whose amino-acid sequence MAPDTSTQIHNIGYRSYEGARLGRAYARKSLFSQSLRGAYGLGRSAKSKVLPMILFAVMCVPALIIVAVAIAVPGSTSLPIKYTTYALTTQVIIGLYVASQAPQSVSRDLRFKTVPLYFSRPIERIDYVLAKFAAMASALFILTATPLLIMWIGSLLAKFDFADQTKGFAQGLVSVLLLSVLFAGLGLIMAALTPRRGFGVAAIIALLLIPYGAVTAVQGVAYSAGTTGPIEWMGLFSPITLIDGVQTAFLGATSAFPGGQGPSAGVGFVYLLVVLALIAGSYAALMARYRKAGL is encoded by the coding sequence ATGGCGCCTGACACCTCGACCCAGATCCACAACATCGGCTACCGGTCCTACGAGGGCGCCCGGCTCGGCCGTGCCTACGCCCGCAAGTCGTTGTTCTCGCAGTCCCTGCGCGGGGCCTACGGACTCGGCCGGTCCGCCAAGTCCAAGGTCCTCCCGATGATCCTCTTCGCGGTGATGTGCGTTCCCGCGCTGATCATCGTCGCGGTGGCCATCGCGGTACCCGGCTCGACCAGCCTGCCGATCAAGTACACGACGTACGCCTTGACCACGCAGGTGATCATCGGCCTCTACGTCGCCTCGCAGGCGCCCCAGTCGGTCTCCCGGGACCTGCGGTTCAAGACCGTGCCGCTCTACTTCTCGCGGCCCATCGAGCGCATCGACTACGTCCTCGCCAAGTTCGCGGCGATGGCCTCGGCGTTGTTCATCCTCACCGCCACACCGCTGCTGATCATGTGGATCGGCTCGCTGCTGGCCAAATTCGACTTCGCGGACCAGACCAAGGGGTTCGCCCAGGGACTGGTCTCCGTGCTGCTGCTCTCGGTGCTGTTCGCCGGCCTCGGCCTGATCATGGCCGCGCTCACCCCGCGCCGAGGCTTCGGCGTCGCCGCCATCATCGCCCTGCTGCTGATCCCCTACGGCGCCGTGACCGCCGTACAGGGCGTGGCGTACAGCGCCGGCACCACCGGCCCCATCGAATGGATGGGCCTGTTCTCCCCGATCACCCTGATCGACGGCGTGCAGACGGCCTTCCTCGGTGCCACCTCCGCCTTCCCCGGCGGACAAGGCCCCTCGGCTGGTGTCGGCTTCGTCTACCTGCTCGTCGTCCTCGCCCTCATCGCCGGCTCCTACGCCGCCCTGATGGCCCGCTACCGGAAGGCCGGGCTGTGA
- a CDS encoding ABC transporter ATP-binding protein, which translates to MTVIATESLSKRYPRVTAIDRLSLDIGPGVTGLVGANGAGKSTLIKILLGLSPATEGRAAVLGLDVATHGSAIRERVGYMPEHDCLPPDVSATEFVVHMARMSGLPPTAARERTADTLRHVGLYEERYRPIGGYSTGMKQRVKLAQALVHDPQLVLLDEPTNGLDPVGRDEMLGLIRRVYTDFGISVLVTSHLLGELERTCDHVVVVDGGKLLRSSSTSDFTQITTTLAVEVTDTDAHPDGTAALRKALAETGLTLHAGEEQGLPGAGHILLLEATGEETYDIVRDTVADLGLGLVRMEQRRHHIAEVFRDSDQQQLVRKGAGSDGA; encoded by the coding sequence GTGACTGTCATCGCGACCGAAAGCCTGAGCAAGCGGTACCCCCGAGTGACCGCAATCGACCGGCTCTCCCTGGACATCGGGCCCGGAGTGACCGGCCTCGTGGGTGCCAACGGAGCCGGCAAGTCCACGCTGATCAAGATCCTGCTTGGACTGTCCCCCGCAACCGAGGGCCGCGCCGCCGTACTCGGACTCGACGTCGCCACCCACGGCAGCGCCATCCGTGAACGCGTCGGCTACATGCCCGAGCACGACTGCCTGCCGCCCGACGTCTCGGCCACCGAGTTCGTCGTGCACATGGCGCGCATGTCCGGGCTCCCCCCAACCGCCGCACGGGAGCGGACCGCCGACACCCTGCGCCACGTGGGCCTGTACGAGGAGCGCTACCGCCCCATCGGCGGCTACTCCACGGGCATGAAGCAGCGGGTCAAACTGGCGCAGGCGCTCGTCCACGACCCCCAGCTGGTCCTCCTCGACGAGCCCACCAACGGCCTCGACCCCGTCGGCCGCGACGAGATGCTCGGCCTGATCCGCCGTGTCTACACCGACTTCGGCATCTCCGTCCTGGTCACCTCCCACCTCCTCGGCGAGCTGGAGCGGACCTGCGACCACGTCGTGGTCGTCGACGGCGGCAAGCTGCTGCGCTCCAGCTCCACCAGCGACTTCACGCAGATCACCACGACCCTCGCGGTCGAGGTCACCGACACGGACGCCCACCCGGACGGCACCGCGGCCCTCCGCAAGGCGCTCGCCGAAACGGGCCTCACCCTGCACGCCGGCGAGGAGCAGGGCCTGCCCGGAGCCGGGCACATCCTGCTCCTGGAAGCCACCGGCGAGGAGACATACGACATCGTGCGCGACACCGTCGCCGACCTCGGCCTCGGCCTGGTCCGCATGGAACAGCGCCGCCACCACATCGCGGAGGTCTTCCGCGACAGCGACCAGCAGCAGCTCGTCCGGAAGGGAGCCGGTTCCGATGGCGCCTGA
- a CDS encoding M24 family metallopeptidase codes for MAADTRQRIAQLSADLRGFREVQRLSYECAETVAAQLRPGVTEREAARLQREWLRERGVRDWFHLPFAWFGDRTAFANFKIPLQFFPTNRKLEPGMPFILDMAPVYKGYAADIGYSGSLGLNPVQDRLMSDLRVHRELILEQVRERRPLREIYENVERLMIRQGYANRHRAYPFGVIAHKIDRVKERRWSPTAFGFGTQSLKGLASDALRGHREGWSPLWSPYRFSDHPPQPGLWAVEPHLGFRGTGAKFEEILVVTDSRDPVESAFWLDDDLPHVRRWAEERAA; via the coding sequence ATGGCTGCGGACACCAGGCAACGCATCGCGCAACTCTCGGCTGACCTGCGCGGGTTCAGGGAAGTGCAACGCCTCTCGTACGAGTGCGCGGAGACCGTCGCCGCGCAGCTGCGGCCGGGGGTGACCGAGCGCGAGGCCGCGCGGTTGCAGCGCGAGTGGCTGCGCGAGCGCGGGGTGCGGGACTGGTTCCACCTGCCGTTCGCCTGGTTCGGGGACCGCACCGCCTTCGCGAACTTCAAGATCCCCCTGCAGTTCTTCCCGACGAACCGGAAGCTGGAGCCGGGGATGCCGTTCATCCTCGACATGGCGCCCGTGTACAAGGGGTACGCGGCCGACATCGGGTACTCGGGGAGCCTCGGGCTGAACCCCGTACAGGACCGGCTCATGTCCGATCTGCGGGTGCACCGTGAGCTGATCCTGGAGCAGGTCCGCGAGCGACGCCCGCTGCGCGAGATCTACGAGAACGTCGAGCGGCTGATGATCCGCCAGGGGTACGCCAACCGGCACCGCGCCTACCCCTTCGGCGTGATCGCCCACAAGATAGACCGGGTCAAGGAGCGGCGCTGGTCCCCGACCGCCTTCGGGTTCGGGACGCAGTCCCTCAAGGGGCTGGCCTCCGACGCCCTGCGCGGACACCGCGAGGGCTGGTCCCCGCTGTGGAGCCCGTACCGCTTCTCCGACCACCCGCCACAGCCCGGCTTGTGGGCGGTCGAGCCGCACCTGGGATTCCGGGGCACTGGCGCGAAGTTCGAGGAGATCCTGGTCGTCACCGACTCGCGGGATCCCGTGGAGAGCGCGTTCTGGCTGGACGACGATCTGCCGCACGTGCGGCGCTGGGCCGAGGAGAGGGCAGCATGA
- a CDS encoding SDR family oxidoreductase, translated as MSGMSGADGTKGTGLVGARERRVSTGGIELCVVELGEADRPTVVLVHGYPDSKEVWSEVAQRLAARFHVVLYDVRGHGRSSAPVPLRGGFTLEKLTDDFLAVADAVSPDRPVHLVGHDWGSVQGWEFATVARTEGRIASFTSMSGPSLDHFGHWIKKRMARPTPRRAAQLLGQGAKSWYVYLLHTPALPELAWRGPLGKRWPGILERVEKVPAGSYPTASLPSDAAHGAWLYRDNVRPRMRRPRPDAYAHVPVQLITPTGDAFLSEHLYDELELWAPDLVRRTLPAKHWVPRTRPDQLAAWITEFVTAREEPATRAPEQKAPGRYADRFGGQLVLVTGAASGIGRATAFAFAEAGARVVCVDRDAEGAARTADMARLVGAPEAWGECVDVSDEQAMEKLAAKTAAEYGVVDVLVNNAGIGLSGPFLETTSEDWKKVLDVNLWGVIHGCRIFGRQMAERGQGGHIVNTASAAAYLPSKTLPAYSTSKAAVLMLSECLRAELASRSIGVSAICPGIVNTNITATSRFAGVDAAEEKRRQERSSRLYGLRNFPPEKVAEAILRAVVHNEAVVPVTPESKGALWLSRFAPGALRRLAKLEPRL; from the coding sequence ATGAGCGGCATGAGCGGAGCGGACGGAACCAAGGGCACGGGCCTCGTCGGGGCGCGCGAGCGCCGCGTGAGCACCGGCGGCATCGAACTGTGCGTCGTCGAGCTCGGCGAGGCGGACCGGCCGACCGTGGTGCTCGTGCACGGGTACCCGGACAGCAAGGAGGTCTGGTCTGAGGTCGCTCAGCGGCTGGCGGCCCGCTTCCACGTAGTGCTCTACGACGTGCGCGGCCACGGGCGCTCCTCCGCGCCGGTGCCGCTGCGCGGCGGCTTCACCCTGGAGAAGCTGACCGACGACTTCCTGGCCGTGGCGGACGCGGTCAGTCCGGACCGGCCGGTGCACCTGGTCGGCCACGACTGGGGCTCCGTACAGGGCTGGGAGTTCGCGACGGTCGCCCGCACGGAGGGCCGGATCGCCTCCTTCACCTCGATGTCCGGTCCCTCCCTGGACCACTTCGGCCACTGGATCAAGAAGCGGATGGCCCGGCCCACCCCGCGCCGGGCCGCGCAGCTCCTCGGCCAGGGCGCCAAGTCCTGGTACGTGTACCTGCTGCACACCCCCGCACTTCCGGAGCTCGCCTGGCGCGGGCCGCTCGGCAAGCGGTGGCCGGGAATCCTGGAGCGCGTGGAGAAGGTCCCGGCCGGCTCCTACCCGACGGCCTCGCTGCCCTCGGACGCCGCGCACGGTGCCTGGCTCTACCGCGACAACGTACGGCCCCGGATGCGCCGGCCGCGCCCGGACGCGTACGCGCACGTGCCCGTCCAACTGATCACCCCGACCGGGGACGCCTTCCTCTCCGAGCATCTCTACGACGAGCTGGAGCTGTGGGCCCCCGACCTGGTGCGGCGCACCCTGCCCGCCAAGCACTGGGTGCCGCGGACCCGGCCCGACCAGCTGGCCGCATGGATCACCGAGTTCGTCACGGCCCGGGAGGAGCCCGCCACCCGGGCGCCGGAACAGAAGGCTCCGGGTCGGTACGCCGACCGGTTCGGGGGCCAGCTGGTGCTGGTCACCGGCGCCGCCAGCGGTATCGGCCGAGCCACCGCCTTCGCGTTCGCCGAGGCCGGGGCGCGGGTGGTGTGCGTGGACCGGGACGCCGAGGGCGCGGCCCGCACGGCCGACATGGCGCGGCTCGTCGGGGCTCCCGAGGCCTGGGGCGAGTGCGTCGACGTCAGCGACGAGCAGGCGATGGAGAAGCTCGCCGCGAAGACCGCCGCCGAGTACGGGGTCGTGGACGTCCTGGTCAACAACGCCGGGATCGGCCTGTCCGGGCCCTTCCTGGAAACCACCTCGGAGGACTGGAAGAAGGTCCTCGACGTGAACCTGTGGGGGGTCATCCACGGCTGCCGGATCTTCGGCCGGCAGATGGCCGAGCGGGGCCAGGGCGGGCACATCGTCAACACCGCCTCCGCCGCCGCCTACCTGCCCTCCAAGACCCTGCCCGCGTACAGCACGTCGAAGGCGGCCGTGCTGATGCTGAGCGAGTGCCTGCGGGCCGAACTCGCCTCGCGGTCGATCGGGGTCTCGGCGATATGCCCCGGCATCGTCAACACCAACATCACCGCCACCTCGCGCTTCGCCGGGGTGGATGCGGCGGAGGAGAAGCGCCGCCAGGAGCGCTCCTCTCGGCTGTACGGGCTGCGCAACTTCCCTCCGGAGAAGGTCGCCGAGGCGATCCTGCGGGCCGTGGTGCACAACGAGGCCGTGGTGCCGGTGACACCGGAGTCCAAGGGGGCCCTGTGGCTCTCCCGGTTCGCACCGGGCGCGCTGCGGCGGCTCGCGAAGCTGGAACCACGGCTGTGA
- a CDS encoding MerR family transcriptional regulator, protein MSEQAVAEYRIEDLAHHSGATVRTIRAYQDRGLLPKPERRGRSNVYRDTHLARLRQIADLLDRGYTLASIKELLEAWDAGRGLGGVLGLVAEVHGPWTDEEAARISRTELNERFGGRPDDDAVGEACELGVLEAIPGRPDEFLVPSPQELAVAAELYAAGVPLSAITGHLRELRGQVEHIASRFLEFTTEHVFARYLGQVPPTDADAAEAATMVRRLRPLAQQTVDAELARAMRLFATRHLQRHLGAAGTAQPSGPASVPLPAETVRAVQELVGAEFVGEFVRAATERELQARTMNELARRASG, encoded by the coding sequence TTGTCAGAACAGGCGGTGGCCGAGTACCGGATCGAGGATCTCGCGCACCACAGCGGGGCGACCGTACGCACGATCAGGGCGTACCAGGACCGTGGGCTGCTGCCGAAGCCTGAGCGGCGCGGCCGTTCCAACGTCTACCGGGACACGCATCTGGCGCGGCTGCGCCAGATCGCCGACCTGCTGGACCGCGGCTACACCCTGGCCTCCATCAAGGAGCTGCTGGAGGCCTGGGACGCCGGGCGCGGGCTCGGCGGTGTGCTGGGGCTCGTCGCCGAGGTGCACGGACCGTGGACCGACGAGGAGGCCGCCCGGATCAGCCGGACCGAGCTGAACGAGCGGTTCGGCGGCCGGCCCGACGACGACGCGGTGGGCGAGGCGTGCGAGCTGGGGGTGTTGGAGGCGATACCGGGCCGTCCCGACGAGTTCCTGGTGCCCTCCCCGCAGGAGCTGGCGGTGGCCGCCGAGCTGTACGCGGCCGGGGTGCCGCTGTCGGCGATCACCGGCCATCTGCGGGAGCTGCGCGGGCAGGTGGAGCACATCGCCTCGCGGTTCCTGGAGTTCACCACCGAACACGTCTTCGCCCGCTACCTCGGGCAGGTTCCGCCGACGGACGCGGATGCGGCGGAGGCGGCCACGATGGTGCGCAGACTGCGTCCCCTGGCCCAGCAGACGGTGGATGCCGAGCTGGCGCGGGCGATGCGGCTGTTCGCGACCCGGCATCTGCAGCGCCACCTGGGGGCGGCCGGGACCGCGCAGCCCTCCGGACCGGCGTCGGTGCCACTACCGGCGGAGACGGTTCGGGCGGTGCAGGAACTGGTCGGCGCCGAGTTCGTTGGCGAGTTCGTCAGGGCGGCCACGGAGCGGGAACTCCAGGCGCGGACGATGAACGAACTGGCGCGCCGAGCCAGCGGCTGA
- a CDS encoding aquaporin yields MTIHASLPRRAVAELIGTAGLLVVVIGSGIQASALSRDTGVALVANSLASAIGLGLIITLFGPLSGAHLNPVVTLTSWWARRTGGEGLGGREALVYTAAQTAGAIGGAVLAEVMFGRTPGTFSTQIRGGHLLIGEIVATAGLVLLIRGLERIGRPKLIPVAVAAYIASAIWFTSSGSFANPAGTIGRAFSDSFTGIAPQSLPGFVAAQVVGGVLGLALAALLYGSTGRALQDASTTVGPAVPVRTTGATSPANPGYETIG; encoded by the coding sequence ATGACGATCCACGCTTCTCTGCCGCGCCGCGCGGTCGCCGAGCTCATCGGCACCGCCGGCCTTCTCGTGGTGGTGATCGGCTCGGGCATCCAGGCTTCCGCCCTCAGCCGTGACACCGGTGTCGCCCTCGTCGCCAACTCACTCGCCTCGGCCATCGGCCTCGGGCTGATCATCACCCTCTTCGGGCCGCTGTCCGGAGCCCACCTCAACCCCGTCGTCACCCTCACCTCCTGGTGGGCCCGCCGGACCGGCGGCGAGGGGCTCGGTGGCCGAGAGGCCCTCGTCTACACCGCCGCCCAGACCGCCGGGGCCATCGGCGGTGCCGTCCTCGCGGAGGTGATGTTCGGCCGCACCCCGGGCACCTTCTCCACGCAGATCCGCGGCGGCCACCTGCTCATCGGCGAGATCGTCGCCACCGCAGGGCTCGTCCTGCTCATCCGGGGGCTGGAGCGCATCGGGCGCCCGAAACTGATCCCGGTCGCGGTGGCCGCGTACATCGCCTCCGCGATCTGGTTCACCTCGTCCGGTTCCTTCGCCAATCCGGCGGGCACCATCGGGCGCGCCTTCAGCGATTCCTTCACCGGTATCGCCCCGCAGTCGCTGCCCGGATTCGTCGCTGCCCAAGTGGTCGGCGGCGTCCTGGGCCTGGCCCTCGCGGCCCTCCTCTACGGGAGCACCGGGCGCGCTCTGCAGGACGCGTCGACGACCGTCGGCCCGGCAGTGCCCGTGCGAACCACGGGCGCCACCAGCCCCGCGAACCCCGGGTACGAGACCATCGGTTGA
- a CDS encoding RNA 2'-phosphotransferase, which yields MDDRRTVKVSKYVSKHLRHQPERIGLVLDPQGWVEIDDLLRAAAAHGFHVSRAELDHVVAANDKQRFAVDGTRIRANQGHTVPVDLDLPEAEPPAYLYHGTVGTALTSIRAEGLRPMARHHVHLSPDRETATRVGARRGRPVVLAVDAGGMRAAGHVFRISANGVWLVDAVPPQFLRFS from the coding sequence ATGGACGACAGACGCACCGTGAAGGTGTCCAAATACGTCTCGAAACACCTGCGGCATCAGCCGGAACGCATCGGACTGGTGCTCGATCCCCAGGGCTGGGTGGAGATCGACGATCTTCTCCGTGCGGCCGCGGCCCACGGCTTCCACGTCAGCCGCGCCGAGCTCGACCACGTCGTCGCCGCCAACGACAAACAGCGGTTCGCCGTCGACGGCACCCGCATCCGGGCCAACCAGGGCCACACCGTTCCCGTGGACCTGGACCTGCCCGAAGCCGAGCCGCCCGCGTACCTCTACCACGGCACCGTCGGAACCGCCCTCACCTCGATCCGCGCCGAGGGCCTGCGCCCCATGGCCCGCCACCACGTGCACCTGTCCCCCGACCGGGAAACCGCGACCCGTGTGGGCGCACGGCGCGGCCGTCCGGTCGTGCTGGCCGTGGACGCCGGTGGGATGCGCGCGGCGGGGCACGTCTTCCGGATCAGCGCCAACGGAGTGTGGCTCGTGGATGCCGTGCCGCCGCAGTTCCTGCGCTTCTCGTAA